Proteins from a genomic interval of Arvicola amphibius chromosome 14, mArvAmp1.2, whole genome shotgun sequence:
- the LOC119800618 gene encoding late cornified envelope protein 3D-like has translation MSYQQNQKQCQPPPKCPSPKCPPKSTAQGLPTASSCCATSSGGCSVPSSEGGCILSHHRRRSHRCRRRSSSSCGRGSSCDRGSSCDRGSGQQSGGSGCGHSSGGCC, from the coding sequence ATGTCCTACCAGCAGAACCAGAAGCAGTGCCAGCCTCCTCCCAAGTGCCCCTCCCCCAAGTGCCCCCCAAAGAGCACAGCACAGGGTCTGCCCACAGCTTCTTCCTGCTGTGCTACAAGCTCTGGGGGCTGCAGTGTCCCCAGCTCTGAGGGAGGCTGCATCCTGAGCCACCACAGGCGCAGGTCCCACAGGTGCAGGCGCAGGAGCTCCAGTTCCTGTGGCCGTGGCAGTTCCTGTGACCGTGGCAGTTCCTGCGACCGTGGCAGTGGTCAGCAGTCTGGGGGCTCAGGCTGTGGCCACAGCTCTGGGGGCTGCTGCTGA
- the LOC119800601 gene encoding late cornified envelope protein 3D-like: MSYQQNQKQCQPPPKCPSPKCPPKSTAQGLPTASSCCATSSGGCSVPSSEGGCILSHHRRRSHRCRRRSSSSCGRGSSCDRGSSCDRGSGQQSGGSGCGHSSGGCC, encoded by the coding sequence ATGTCCTACCAGCAGAACCAGAAGCAGTGCCAGCCTCCTCCCAAGTGCCCCTCCCCCAAGTGCCCCCCAAAGAGCACAGCACAGGGTCTGCCCACAGCTTCTTCCTGCTGTGCTACAAGCTCTGGAGGCTGCAGTGTCCCCAGCTCTGAGGGAGGCTGCATCCTGAGCCACCACAGGCGCAGGTCCCACAGGTGCAGGCGCAGGAGCTCCAGTTCCTGTGGCCGTGGCAGTTCCTGTGACCGTGGCAGTTCCTGCGACCGTGGCAGTGGTCAGCAGTCTGGGGGCTCAGGCTGTGGCCACAGCTCTGGGGGCTGCTGCTGA